From the Anguilla rostrata isolate EN2019 chromosome 12, ASM1855537v3, whole genome shotgun sequence genome, the window TGAGGACCGACTTCGATGAGGAACTAAAACGAGCAGCCTCGAAGAACCCTGGGAGAGAGAGTTCCAGGTCAGACGTGCGGGCAAGATGAGAGCACGAGGAGCCAACGGAACAACCGTAGAGAGTAAGTATTATTTGCCAAGAACTTTGCTTCACAACAATGTCATTTGTTTGCAAATtccatgaattacatttttgttatttacaggatccttttttttaacacttggATAACTTTACTTCCAGATGTCAGTCAACAGTTGGACGACAACCAAAGCCACTTCCAACAGTTCCTCATTCTTGGGGGAGAGCTGGGGCTCAAATACTTCTACACGGAGCTCTCGGTTTTCCTCCTGGTGATCTACCTCCTCATAGTCATTGGTAACAGCGTGGTTTTCATTGCGGTGGTGCTGGAGACCAAGCTGCACACGCCCATGTACATTTTCCTCGGCAATCTCTCCGTAACAGACATCGTTATTACGACCAGCGTTCTCCCCAAGTTCATATCCGTGGGCTTCCTGAATGACATCGCCATTTCCTACTCGGGGTGCTTCCTGCAGCTGATCACTTATTTGGGATTTCAGGCCTCAGAGGGCGTTTTGCTCGCTGTCATGGCTTATGACCGCTACGTGGCCATTTGCAATCCTCTGCGCTACAACGATATCATCACTCCCCGGGTGTGTGCTCTGCTTGCGGTCTCTACTTGCATTACAGGAATTTTAATACCCCTTCCAATCGTAATCCTATCAGGAATGTTACCGTACTGTGGGAACCACATCATGTTCTGGTTTTGTGATTTCCCTCCTGTCATCGCACTGTCCTGTTCGGACACAACCCCCCTGCTCTTCCTAGCTCTCGCGAATGCTGTAGCGGTAATGGGCGTCACTGGAATTGTCATTATTTGGACATACAGTCGAATAATTTTCACAGTTTGTAAAATTAAATCTGAAGACGGCCGTAAAAAAGCCttctccacctgctcctcccATCTCAGCATTGTAATCATGTTCTATTCTGCACACCTGTGCGTCTACATTAGTTCCACCGTAAGAAATGTTAATCCGAACGTTCTCATCTTGATCTCCATCATGAACTGTTTACTGACTCCGTTTGCGAACCCCATCATTTACAGCTTGAGAAACAAAGAGCTGAAGACCGCTATTCAAAAACACTTCAACATCAGACAGGTTTTCTCTCGTTTACATCCCCTGTAAATTCTCCAGTGagtgttttctttgttctttcatGTTTACATGCATGCTGTGAAACACATCTGGTcgtgttttatttcatttatgacatgtttatttttatcaccATGTAGTAGTGTTTTCAGCTAcgtatcattattgttattattattattattattattattattattattattattattattaattgttgttgttgttcttgtttttcttgttgttcTTGCAGATGTactggaaaatgcaaaaactgaaaaaaaagctaaaaaagcTAGCCAGTCTTGATGACTAATATAGATCCTGGCTGTTGTTCACTGCATAGGTAGTGCTTATGGGGAGCTGGTATCTGAACTGCCTGGCTGAAATGACAATTTTGTTAATGGTGACACATCGGTGAAAAACTGGGAAAATCTACCAAGCCGAGCCAACATTTAAAGTCATGGATGGGACTGTAGTTTATTTATTGAGGCAGATATTGGGTGACtgctcatgtttttttcttcttcttcttcttcttcttcttcttcttcttctttcgcAATCAAAGAGAGCGTCTCTGTATTTTTGGTCGAATACTGGGGAGGgcaatgcattcttttttttccccaaaaaaactaTCCATAGCATGCAATTTTCTGTTACAATGCTTCACCCACTACTGGTACCGCATCACTTGTTCTCTGGCTTATCACTGGATTTTATTCCCAGTTGGAAATGGgactttttaaatgcttaagaCAAATGTTTCATTGTAGGAGACTTGACCTGGTTTTATTCTGATATGCCAGGGAACGTGCTTACTACCAATCAGTATGGTCGTCCATTAAAGTCATCATCAAATGGTAACTTCAGACTCCTGTTCAATCTATTTCCTTTGTGAACTGTTTAAACATCAGCTGTCCATAGATGACAAAGTGTTTCAATATCTTTCATATCTTCATAATATCtattatttcaataataataataataatacattaaaatacagtgccctccataatgtttgtgacaaagacattttttcttgatttggcttttcACTgtgcaattttagatttgtagtcaaacaattcacacatgcTTAAAGTGCAGGttcttagcttttattaaacggtatttatatatatcttggtttcaccatgtagaaccTATAtcactttttgtacatagccCTTCATTtcgggcaccataatgtttgggacaaatagctCCACACATATTCCTGAAtagtcagatgtgttcaattgcttccttaatgcAAGTATAAGGACGCTTTCATTACAAAGCCTTCATTCCAGGCTGATGAttgtctttggagtctgttattggcatttatCAACAtgaaagtgcaataaaaacaaacagccagagacataggccaaacct encodes:
- the LOC135235723 gene encoding olfactory receptor 6K3-like; this translates as MRARGANGTTVENVSQQLDDNQSHFQQFLILGGELGLKYFYTELSVFLLVIYLLIVIGNSVVFIAVVLETKLHTPMYIFLGNLSVTDIVITTSVLPKFISVGFLNDIAISYSGCFLQLITYLGFQASEGVLLAVMAYDRYVAICNPLRYNDIITPRVCALLAVSTCITGILIPLPIVILSGMLPYCGNHIMFWFCDFPPVIALSCSDTTPLLFLALANAVAVMGVTGIVIIWTYSRIIFTVCKIKSEDGRKKAFSTCSSHLSIVIMFYSAHLCVYISSTVRNVNPNVLILISIMNCLLTPFANPIIYSLRNKELKTAIQKHFNIRQVFSRLHPL